ATATCCTGGATATCCTGAAGGATGAGGATGAGCGCTCCCTCCTCACCCTCATATCTTTGAAATACCTCCTTCAGTTTCGATAGGTCCATCGTCGCACCTCTCTGACTGTTAGTTTAAACGATAAACTCATGGCCGCTATAAAGATTAAACCTTTCCCCTCTCAGAAAACCTATAACTCCTAGGCCGTATCGGTCTGCGAGCTCAACAGCGCCTAAGAGAGGGGCTGATCGCGAGATCACCAATGGCATTCCGACTGGAACTCGCCTTTCCGCCATCTCAGAATTTTGAGCTTTTCCATCCGATTTATCCCCATTTCGGTTGGATATCATATCATGTCCAAGACAACCGTCTATGCCGCTAGATCGGGCGGGATCACCCGGTTAGAACTCATACATCATCTCCAGGGGG
This is a stretch of genomic DNA from Candidatus Poribacteria bacterium. It encodes these proteins:
- a CDS encoding formate dehydrogenase accessory sulfurtransferase FdhD, encoding MPLVISRSAPLLGAVELADRYGLGVIGFLRGERFNLYSGHEFIV